A stretch of the Neisseria sp. DTU_2020_1000833_1_SI_GRL_NUU_006 genome encodes the following:
- a CDS encoding AraC family transcriptional regulator — translation MDTLDKLIELAQITGSVDIQCLFRDKWYAPHERRRAHGIAHLVVAGESYIKIEGEPEARLLQTGDLIFFPRSAEHIISSEADCNNCGDTIHISNDGAFTIESSGSGGEKSLDLFCARFEYDEHADIMHDLPETVLIKMDHPSLQCLISMLQYESAHTLSGSCAIVNALSSVLLVLIVRAHLEQGGEAPLGGILNGLRDKRLRQLIQTVVSRPEDEWNIEKMTALANLSRAQLMRLFKQQTGISPHAFVNLIRLRQAAVLLRQTADSVLSVALNVGFQSETHFGKAFKKQYGISPGQYRKNVETDETDIELSDDI, via the coding sequence ATGGACACTTTGGACAAACTCATCGAACTGGCGCAAATCACCGGCAGTGTGGACATACAGTGCCTGTTCCGCGACAAATGGTACGCCCCGCACGAACGCAGGCGCGCGCACGGTATCGCACACCTCGTCGTCGCAGGAGAAAGCTACATCAAAATCGAAGGCGAACCCGAAGCGCGTCTCTTGCAAACCGGCGACCTTATTTTTTTCCCGCGCAGCGCGGAACACATCATCAGCAGCGAAGCGGACTGCAACAACTGCGGCGATACCATTCATATCAGCAACGACGGCGCGTTTACCATCGAATCTTCAGGCAGCGGCGGCGAAAAAAGCCTCGATTTGTTCTGCGCCCGTTTCGAATACGACGAACACGCCGATATCATGCACGACCTGCCCGAAACCGTCCTTATCAAGATGGACCATCCCTCGCTGCAATGTCTTATCTCCATGTTGCAATACGAAAGCGCACACACGCTTTCCGGCTCGTGCGCCATCGTCAATGCCCTCTCCTCCGTCCTCCTCGTCCTCATCGTCCGCGCCCATCTCGAACAAGGCGGAGAAGCGCCTTTGGGCGGCATACTCAACGGCCTGCGCGACAAACGCCTGCGCCAGCTCATCCAAACCGTCGTCAGCCGCCCCGAAGACGAATGGAACATCGAAAAAATGACCGCGCTTGCCAACCTCTCCCGCGCCCAACTCATGCGCCTGTTCAAACAGCAAACCGGCATCAGCCCCCACGCCTTCGTCAACCTCATCCGCCTGCGCCAAGCCGCCGTATTGCTGCGGCAAACCGCCGATTCCGTCTTGTCTGTCGCGCTGAACGTCGGTTTCCAATCCGAAACCCACTTCGGCAAAGCGTTTAAAAAACAATACGGGATTTCACCAGGGCAGTATCGGAAAAATGTGGAAACCGATGAAACCGATATTGAACTATCCGACGATATTTGA